The segment CTCGAACCGCGGATCGGCCGGCCTGCCGGCCACGGGGCCGGTGACGTGGCGCGGCTCCAGCCCCGCCGCCCGCGCCCAGGCCGGCCACAGATCGGCGCGGGTGGTGTGGCGGATCAACGGCGGCCCCGCCTGCCCCAGCCGCGCCGGATCGGCCGGCAGTGCCAGCCCCGGCGCCGCGACCGCGATCACCCGTTCGTCGAACAGCCGCCGCGACCGATAGCCAAGCCAGCCGCCCCGCCCCCAGCTGAGCACGGCATCCACCGCCTCGCCATCCCAGGTCACGGCGTCCTTACGACCATCGGCGAAATCGGCGCCGATGGTCGACACCTCCACCGCGATCGCCGGGTGGCGCGCCATGAACCGGCCGATCCGGGGCGCCAGCCACAGGGCCGCGAAGGTGGGCAGCGTGCCGATCCGCAGCAGCCCGGCCGCCTGCGCGGTATCGGCCGCACCGGTCACCTCGGCCACGGCATCCTGCAGGCCGCCGGCGGCGGCGCGGACTGCCGGCAGCAGGGCAGCACCCTGCGGACTCAACCGCAGCCGGCGGCCGTCGCGCACGAAGATCGGCACGCCCAGCGCCGCCTCGACCGCAGCGATCCGCCGGCTCATGGCGCTCTGCCCCAAGCCCAGTTCGCGGCCGGCCGCCGTCAGGTTCAGATGCCGGCAGGCGGCCTCGATCACCGCCAGTTCGGCCGCGAGCAACTGTGCCGCCGCTTCAGCCTTCATCCTGCCCCTCAGTCATGCGCTATACGCATCAGCAGATGCCTCCAAGGCCGGTTTCATTCCGTCAACGCATGACACTATCATGGCCACGCGCCGCGACAAACGCGCGACCACAAGATGATGGGAACACAAGCCGGAATGACCGCCACACCCGCCACCACACCGCTCCGCCCCTTCCACCTCGCCTTTCCGGTGCTGGATCTGGAAGAGACCCGCCGCTTCTATACCAGCGTGCTCGGCTGCGGCACCGGCCGCGAGGATGCCCACTGGATCGATTTCGAGATGTTCGGCCATCAGGTCGTGGCCCATCTGGACCCACATCTCGATCGCGCCATCGCCGCCCGCAACCCGGTCGACGGCGACGACGTGCCGGTGCCGCATTTCGGCGTGGTGCTGACCATGGATCAGTGGCGCACCCTGGCGGCCCGGCTCGAAGCTCATGACGGCACCCGCTGGGTGATCCGCCCGCGCATCCGTTTCGAAGGTCAGCCCGGCGAGCAGGCGACGCTGTTCATCCTCGATCCCTCTGGCAATGCCCTGGAATTCAAGGCCTTCAACGACGACAGCCGGCTGTTCGCCACCAGTTGACAGTCACGGCCGGACGCCACGCGCCCGCACGATCGATGACAGGCCGCCGGAGGAGATGAGACCCGCCGCCATGGGCGTGGTATGATCGCCGCCTTCGTGGAGTTGCTGCGGGAGTGGCTGATGGATATCACC is part of the Tistrella bauzanensis genome and harbors:
- a CDS encoding LysR substrate-binding domain-containing protein, which produces MKAEAAAQLLAAELAVIEAACRHLNLTAAGRELGLGQSAMSRRIAAVEAALGVPIFVRDGRRLRLSPQGAALLPAVRAAAGGLQDAVAEVTGAADTAQAAGLLRIGTLPTFAALWLAPRIGRFMARHPAIAVEVSTIGADFADGRKDAVTWDGEAVDAVLSWGRGGWLGYRSRRLFDERVIAVAAPGLALPADPARLGQAGPPLIRHTTRADLWPAWARAAGLEPRHVTGPVAGRPADPRFEHFFMILAAALAGVGVALLPLAFARADLNDGRLVRVLADRPPLVTGAGYWLITTQAVRRQPRLRAFEDWLIDEAGIDASTQTS
- a CDS encoding VOC family protein, coding for MTATPATTPLRPFHLAFPVLDLEETRRFYTSVLGCGTGREDAHWIDFEMFGHQVVAHLDPHLDRAIAARNPVDGDDVPVPHFGVVLTMDQWRTLAARLEAHDGTRWVIRPRIRFEGQPGEQATLFILDPSGNALEFKAFNDDSRLFATS